The genomic DNA GTTCTTTGTTAGAATGGTCTTAGCAGGTTGAAAATATAGGGAAGACATCTTTGTCTTTACCGGGCTTTTGGAGGGAAGAGTGGATGAACTGGAAATCGTTTGCAATCGGAGCGGCTGTCGGAGCTGTCGGGGGGATCGTCCTCAGCAGTGCCGCAAAGGATCATAAGACCGTTTCTCCGGAGAAGGTACTGAAGGAAGTAAAAGAACGCTTTAAACTAGACGGGAAGATCGACGGCTCATGGATCAGCATGAAGCCCGAAACCTTCAAGCAGCATACATTTGAAACACAGGTGTTCAAAGGCGGCATTTCACGCAGGGTCGACGGGGAACTGGAGCAGTTCGAATTCATCGCCGATGTGAAGAATGGGACCATTCTGGATGTTTACCCCTTATGACTGAAAAGATCCAAAGCCATCCGGCTTTGGATCTTTCTCATTTCATCGTCTCTCTCGTTCCACCGATTCCGTCACTTTCCCGGCTTCGTCCCACTTCAGGGCACGATACACGGCATCATGATAAAAGAGGAACCAGTATCCCCCTTCGATCGCCTGATGGATCCACTTTTCCTTGGCTCCGATCGACGTCATTGGATAATCATCATACGCGAGTACCCATAGTGGATTTTTATGGGCGTGTGTCGGCATGAGGTCGGCCATATGAATCAGCGTTTCGCCACCTGTTTCAAGGAGGATGATGGCATGCCCGTCACTATGCCCCCCCGTATGGACCATCGTGATGCCAGGCAGTACTTCCTTCTGTCCCTCAAAGGGCACCACCTGATGTTCCACGGCCTCCCAGTTTTCTTTCCAATATGTATTCTTCGAACGGATATTGGGATTCCTCATTTCATCCCATTCCACCTGTGATGTATGGATGACAGCGTTCGGGAAGGTCGAACGATATCCCTCACCGTCTCGTTTCGTCAACCCGCATGCATGGTCAAAATGCATATGCGTCATCAGGATCACATCGATCTCTTCCGGCGATACCCCGAGCGCCTGAAGATCGGAATCAAGTGCAGATTCTTCTTCCACCCCATAATTCCGCTTTTGTTTGTCTGTCAACTTGCCTTTTCCGATGCCAGACTCGATCAATACGTTCTTGCCATTCCAACGGAAAAAGATCGGATCCGTTCTCAGCTCGATTTGATTGCGCTCATTCACAGCATACTTCTTGGACCAAAGCGGCTTTGGCACGACCCCGAACATGGCTCCCCCATCCATGAAGGTCACACCGCCGTTCAGCCAGTGAAATGTTGTATCACCAATCATCCGTTTTTCCATTTCTTCATTCCTCCCTTATTGTTCCCCATTAGTGTAGCATAAGTAGGCTGCGTGAATCCGGCAGACATGAAAAAAAGGCTGCAGAAGCCGGTAAACGGCAGA from Rossellomorea marisflavi includes the following:
- a CDS encoding YtnP family quorum-quenching lactonase, whose translation is MEKRMIGDTTFHWLNGGVTFMDGGAMFGVVPKPLWSKKYAVNERNQIELRTDPIFFRWNGKNVLIESGIGKGKLTDKQKRNYGVEEESALDSDLQALGVSPEEIDVILMTHMHFDHACGLTKRDGEGYRSTFPNAVIHTSQVEWDEMRNPNIRSKNTYWKENWEAVEHQVVPFEGQKEVLPGITMVHTGGHSDGHAIILLETGGETLIHMADLMPTHAHKNPLWVLAYDDYPMTSIGAKEKWIHQAIEGGYWFLFYHDAVYRALKWDEAGKVTESVERERR
- a CDS encoding peptidase M4 yields the protein MNWKSFAIGAAVGAVGGIVLSSAAKDHKTVSPEKVLKEVKERFKLDGKIDGSWISMKPETFKQHTFETQVFKGGISRRVDGELEQFEFIADVKNGTILDVYPL